From the genome of Tenrec ecaudatus isolate mTenEca1 chromosome 1, mTenEca1.hap1, whole genome shotgun sequence:
GAACCTTTGATGTCCCATGTCACTGAGCAAGTCCCAAGACCACCCttgctcacccctcccccaaccacacATACACAAGGCCCTCCTCCCTACACATGTGATCACCTCCCTACCATTGTCTCTGGCTGCTCCCCCCACTGGGGAACTGATCCCCACACACCAGGATCCTTGTTTTCaccaaacacaccagcctggaggggggggggcttcaCACCTGCTGTTCCTTCCACCCAGAAGGCTCTTCCTTCAGGTCCTTCATCACGGACACCACCTTCACATTGTCACGGACGGACGTGTCTGCTGTATTTCTTCAGGCACCCCGTTGTCTGTTTTGTGCACTGTTGCGTCCCTAGGGCCTGATGTGATGCTTGGTACATATAAGTTCGCAGGAAATGGGGTTTTGCTTCCATTGACATTTACCCTGTCtgcgtccttctgctgccttgccGACTCCATCCTTtacctaaaaagaaaaagtctgcACGCGGGGAGGAGGCGTGGTGGGCCTGCGTGCGTCAGTCTGCAGAGGGCGCGGGCACCAGGGTCTGGGCGGCTGTGGGTGCGCCCGGGCTGCCAGTGGAGCCGCTAGTGTCCAGTCCATCCCGACGGGGCAGCGAGCGCTCAGAACGGCTGGAGCTGCCAGAAGGCAGCCAGTGGCGCAGACCGCCCGAAACCCCCACCGCACTCCCGGGCATCTGGGAATCTCCGGGACCTAGACCACAGGGGCGACGGCCACAGCAGACCAGGCGTAGGAGCGCATGGCGCAGGTCGCGGTTGGTAAGCGTGTAAATAATGGGGTTCAGAAGCGAATTGGCCATGGCCAGGCCCAAGAAGGGGTCGGCCTGCAGGAGAACCGGGCAGGCGCGCGCCGGGCACGCCACgtcgagcagcagcagcaggaagaggGGACTCCAGCACACCACAAAGGCCAGGAGCACCACGCTGAGTGTGCGCAGCAGCGCCAGCGTGCGAGGCGTGCCGCGTGCTCGGTGCAGGGAGCCTCCGCCAGCCCCGGGCCTCGCGCGTAGGCGCCGCGCGTTGGCGTGCACCTGGCAGTAGATGCGCGCGTAGAGCGCACAGATGGCGGCCAGGATGCAGACGAAGGCGAGCACGCAGAAGAGCACGTAGGCCTTGGCGTAGAGCGGCAGCACAGTGGAGCAGgactccaggtggcccaggcagtTCCACCCGAAGGCCGGCAGCAGTCCGATGAGCAGCGATACGCCCCAAGCAGCGGCCGCCAGCGCTAACGTGCGACCCCGACGGGCGGCGGGAGCTGGTCCCCGGCGCGCCATGGTGAGGCGGCGCTCGAGCGCGATGGCCAGGAGACTCAGTACCGACGCGGCGAGCGCCACGAAGACTCCTCCCTCGCGCGCGAACCAAAGCGCCGGCGAGAGGCGTAGCGTGAGCGGCCCGGACAGGAGGATGTTGGCGGCGTAGGCCGCGCCGGCCAGCATGTCAGACAGCGTGAGGCTGCCCAAGAGCAGGAACATGGGCGCGTGGAAGCGCGAGTGGCGCCCCAGCACGACCAACACGGCCAAGTTCTCCAATACGATGAATGCGCACACGGCCAGGCACACGACGGCGTCGGCGCGCAGCCCCGCGCCCGGCTGGTAGCGAGCGCCACGTAGCTTGCCAGTGTAGTTGTAGTGCAGGACGATGACTTCGCTGACCGGCGCCGGCCGCAGCAGCCCAGGCTCCATGGGCTGCCCACCCCAAGTCTGCGGAGAGGCCAGGCCCAGAGTCAGGCTGATCGccctcctgcccccccaccccaccccatccccgcgGCCTTAGGAATTGGACACAGAACAGCGCACAGCTTCCCGTCCCAGGGAAAGGATCCTAACCCTCGCGCTTTCTACATGCACACTGGGGCCAAGGGCGTGCTGGAGATGGAAGCAGGGTGCCCATAGAGATAGACATACACAAGGGGTTGGGGCGACACACAAAAGGGACACCCAAAACTCACCCACAAGCCGGATACCCAGCGGCATAGTCCATCATTCTCAGATGCTACACACAAATTCAGTGATTCACACGCACAGACACAGAGAAAGGTCAAGAGCCTCCCACCACCCAACTCAACCCAGATTCTACCCCAGAGCGGCTGGTGTCCCTGACCATTTACCCACTGCGacgccaccaccagggccctaCCAATCACAGAGGAAGCAAGAAAATGCACTCACACGGCCCAGCAACACAGAAACACAAATCCAGCCGCTTGCGAATGGGGGCACACAACCAcatttccccacctccacccacacCACCTCACCCAGCAACTCACACTCTGCAGGGCTCTGCGCGGGACCAAGCCCCTTCATCCATTCCCGATGCCCACGCTGTCAGACAGTGCCAGAGGGCAGCCGGCAGCATCCACGGCGCACCGAAGGGGCACACAGGTCATTAAAGCATAATGACACCTCCCACCTGCGTCCGCACCCTTTCATCTCCGGACGACTCCCCTTACTCCCACTTTACTTCTGAGAACCCGAGGTGCCGCTCAGAGCGGACACGGAGCAAGCCCCTCTGAACAGCTAGGAGAGGCCCAGAAGTAAGGAGGGAGGGGACCAGTCTCCGTTCCCGCGACGACACATGGAAGCAAGGCAGATTCAGTCACACACTGGGAACGGCACGCACgtatagacagacagacaaggaGTCCAGGGCTCCAcgcgctgggggtggggaggtgagaCACCAAACCTCTCAGACCCGAGCTCGGCTGGAGACTCAGCGCCGAGCGCTCGGCTCCGGCCTGGACCCCACGGCCCACTCGCCCGGTGGCCGGACTGAAGCAGTGAAACTGGCCGTAGCGCTGCCCAGAAAGGTGAGGTCCACGCGCTCCGGGCTCCCGACTCCCCTCACCCGGGGGCCCGCACTCAGCCCAGCGCTGCCGGCTTCCCGCGCGCTGGAGGCCTTCGGGAAAGACCCGGGAGCCCACAGCAAGGGGTGTTGTTCTGGCCGACCACGAGGGCACCCAGGGGCACCCTCCGCCCCGGCCAGCCCGAGCCCCGCGCCCCCTGGCCCCGCTGCGTCCTACTCACCCTAGCGCTccgcggggcgccccagccgccgccgccgcgcagcCCAGAGCAAAAAGAGCGGCTGCTGCGAGGGGGCGGGGCTGCAGGCGGGAGGCTCGGGGCGGGCCCGACGCGGCCGGGACTTCGCGGGCGGCAGCAAATGCCCCCTCCCCTCGGGGACCGGGCACCCAGCCCGAGGCTGCCAGCCTGTGCCACCCGCCGCGGCAGCGGAGCGCGCCCCGGCGGCGACTGGCACTGGCGAGTCCGCGCCTCCTCCTCCAGTCCTGGGCTGCCCTCGCAGTTGGGGAGACCTGGGGACACGAGGAGAGGAGGGTTCTCCAGCCCCTCCCCACCAGCGGTCCCGCTGTCCTCCGCGCCTGGCCTCTGGCCGCTCCCCACCTACCGCCCACCTCAGTTCCAAGTACCCAAGTACGTCCCCCCGAGGGAAAGCTGGGACAGCGCGGGGAACCAGGGGTCTGCATCGGGAGCCTCTGTGGCCAGAGACCCCTAGCCCAGGGCCTTGGCCTGGGACCCATGGGGGGAAGGGCGGACGAAGGCGGGCAGGAACCTCCAGCCCCGAGAGAAGGCGGGTGAGGTTCATCTCACCCCCTGGGGTCAGGTCCCAGGTCTCTCCCACCCTTGTCGCACTGGACAATGTGATTTACGCATTTTTCCTGTTTCTAGGCTGTGATCGAACCAGACTGTCAGCCACATGGGGACAGGAGTTGGCATTTGCCGTTGGTGCCCAATAGGTGTCCGCTGAGCAAGAGGCAGAGAGATTGTGAGTGTCAGATCTGTATCTCCTTCATGCGAACTCTCAGTCTCTGTGGCTGTCTCACGGTCACTGTCTCTCTAGCCTGCGGTCggctctggtctttctcccacagttgtCTCCAGTCTTTGTCCAACGCCTGTCCCAGCAGCCTCGCTCCTAGGAAATGGCCAGTCCTGCTGATCCTGAATGGCCCACCCACCAGGTCCCAGGGCCCCGGGCCAGGTCCAGCTCCCTCATCCAGAGCCCAG
Proteins encoded in this window:
- the S1PR5 gene encoding sphingosine 1-phosphate receptor 5, with protein sequence MEPGLLRPAPVSEVIVLHYNYTGKLRGARYQPGAGLRADAVVCLAVCAFIVLENLAVLVVLGRHSRFHAPMFLLLGSLTLSDMLAGAAYAANILLSGPLTLRLSPALWFAREGGVFVALAASVLSLLAIALERRLTMARRGPAPAARRGRTLALAAAAWGVSLLIGLLPAFGWNCLGHLESCSTVLPLYAKAYVLFCVLAFVCILAAICALYARIYCQVHANARRLRARPGAGGGSLHRARGTPRTLALLRTLSVVLLAFVVCWSPLFLLLLLDVACPARACPVLLQADPFLGLAMANSLLNPIIYTLTNRDLRHALLRLVCCGRRPCGLGPGDSQMPGSAVGVSGGLRHWLPSGSSSRSERSLPRRDGLDTSGSTGSPGAPTAAQTLVPAPSAD